The uncultured Subdoligranulum sp. genomic sequence TACCGGCTGGCCGACCTGCTGCCCAAGGTGCTCTGCGCCGGGCAGGACGCCGGCACGCTGACCGCGGAAGGCGCCAGGATGCTGGATCCCACCGGCACGCTGCAGCCCGGTGTGCCGGTCTGCCCGCCGGAGGGCGACGCCGGCACCGGCATGGCCGCCACCAACACGGTGGCGGTGCGCACCGGCAACGTGAGTGCCGGCACCTCCATCTTTGCCATGGTGGTGCTGGAAAAGCCGCTGCAGAACGTCTACCCCGAGATCGACCTGGTCACCACGCCGGACGGCGCCCCGGTGGCCATGGTGCACTGCAACAACTGCACCAGCGACCTGAACGCCTGGGTGAACCTGTTCGGCCAGGTGGCAGCGCTGTGCGGGGCGAAAGTACCCGCTTCCCAGCTGTTCCCGCTGCTCTTCAACGCCTCGCTGGAGGGCGCGCCGGACTGCGGCAACGTGGTGCCGGTGAACTACTATTCCGGCGAGGGCGTGACCCACTTCGACGCGGGCCATCCGCTGCTGCTGCGCACCGCGGCCAGCGACTTCTCGCTGCCCAACCTGATGCGGGCCCACATCTACTCCGCCATGGCCACCCTGAAGATCGGCCTGGACATCCTGCAGGATGAGAAGGTGGCTGTGGACCGTCTGCTGGGCCACGGCGGCCTGTTCAAGACCCCCGGCGTCGCCCAGCGGTATCTGGCGGCGGCAGCCCAGGCCCCGGTCACCGTCATGGAGACCGCCGGCGAGGGCGGCCCCTACGGCATGGCACTGCTGGCCGGTTACCGGCGCGCCGTGCTGGAAGGCTGCACGCTGGACCTGGCGGACTACCTGCAGCAGAAGATCTTCGCCGACGCCCCCGGCACCACCCTGGAGCCCCGGGCGGAGGATGTGCGCGGCTTCACCGCCTTCCTGGAGCGGTACAAGGCCGCCCTGCACGCCGAGCGGGCCGCGGTGGAACATTTCTGATCCCGCCCGTCACACAAAACACCGTCCGGGCGCGCCCGGACCCCGAAATGAGGTAATCAAACTATGCTGGAAGAACTGCGCAAACAGGTCTATGAGGCCAATATGGAACTGCCCCGCCGCAACCTCGTGACCTATACCTGGGGCAACGTGTCGGGCATCGACCGGGAAAAAGGGCTGGTCGTCATCAAGCCCTCCGGCGTGGAATACGACGAGCTGACGCCGGACAACCTGGTGGTGCTGGACCTGGACGGCAACCGGGTGGAGGGTGACCTGAACCCCTCCAGCGATACCAAGACCCATCTGGAACTGTACAAGGCCTTCCCCACCCTGGGCGGCATCGTGCACACCCACAGCCCCTACGCCGTGGCCTGGGCCCAGGCCGGGCAGGATATCCCCTGCTACGGCACCACCCACGCCGACTACTTCTACGGCCCCATCCCCTGCGCCCGTCACCTGACCAAGGAGGAACTGGACGAGGACTACGAGAAGAACACCGGCAAGATCATCATCGAGACCTTCACCCAGCGCAGCATCGACCCGGTGGCGGTGCCGGGTGTCATCTGCCATAGCCACGGCCCCTTCACCTGGGGCAAGGATGCGGCCCAGGCCGTCTACCACGCCGTGGTGCTGGAAGAGGTGGCCAAGATGGCCATTCTGACCCGCCAGGTGCTCCCCGACGCCGCCCCGGCGCCCCAGTACCTGCAGGACAAGCACTACATGCGCAAGCACGGCCCCAACGCCTACTACGGCCAGAAGAAATAAGATTCTGACGGAATATTGCTCCGTACACGCAGCCCCCGGCCGCGGCAGTTTTGCCGCGGCCGGGGGCCTTTGTCATTTCACAGCCGCACCGGGATGGGACGACGGATGGCAAGGCTGCCGGGGGTGACCGCGCACTCCATGGCCAGCACCGTCACACCCGACGCCGCAGCCCGGCGCAGCGCCGCGCCGAAGGCCGGGTGGGTAGCGTCGTTGGGGGCGAAATCCACCATGCCCTCCATCTGCACCACAAAGCAGACCGCCGCCTCGTACCCTTCCGCCCGGGCGCGGACCAGCTCCTCCAGGTGCTTGACGCCCCGCAGGGTGGGCGCGTCGGGAAAGCGCACGTGGCCTTCCTCCTCCAGCGTCACACCCTTGACCTCCACGAAGCCCCGCTGCCCGGCGGCATCCTCCCAGTAGAAGTCAAACCGGGAATTGCCCCAGGTGGTCTCGGGGCGCAGCAGCGTCAGGCCGGGGCGGAATCCGCCGGCCTGCGCCCACTGGGCAAACACCTTGTTGGGCGCCTGGGAATCCAGATTCACCAGCAGCTCCCCTTTTTCCACCGCCACCAGATCGTACCGGGTCTTGCGGGCAGGGTTGTCCCCTTCGGCCAGATACACCCTTGCCCCCGGCACCAGCAGTTCCCGGCAGCGGCCGGTGTTCTTCACATGGACGGTCTCCTCCTTGCCGTCCAGCAGCACCCGGGCCACAAACCGGTTGGGCCGGGCCAGAAATTCCGCCGGGCGCACATGGGCATACTGCATAGCTGTTTTCCTCCCTCTTATCCAGATGGCTTTCATCATACTCTGTTTTGCTCCGCCGGGCAAGGGGGATTCTGCCGGACGGCAGCCGGGAAAATTTCCTCTTGCAAAAACGGAAATTCGGGCTTGTAATCCCATTTGGGATTATCGTTCGGGAGGGATACCATGGAACAGGAAAGCCACGCTTTGCTGGACGCCATCAACCGGGCCATCGTCCAGTTCCGGGGCAACTATTCCCGGTGGGCGGCGGTCCACGGCATCAGCTACAACGAACTGCTGGTGCTGTACACGCTGCGGGAGCAGGGCTACTGCACCCAGAAGCAGATCTGCGACCGGTATCTGCTGCCGCGCCAGACCATCAACCATGTGATCGGCGTGCTGCATGCCGGCGGCCTGCTGACCCGGCGCCCCGGCCCCGGGCGGGAGAAGGCCTATGTGCTCACCGACGCGGGGCTGGACTACGCCCGGCCCTTCTGGGATTTCCTGGAAGTGGGAGAGGCCGCGGCGCTGCGGCGGCTGGGCAGCGACAAGCTGCGCACGCTGGCCGCCCTGCTGCAGGAATACGACCGCGCTCTGCAGGAAAGTCTGGAACACCGGGAGGGGAAGCAGCCATGACCACCAGTGAACTGTTCGGCACCGAGAAGATCAGCCGGATTCTCTGGAAGCTGGCGCCGCCCGTCATGCTGGCCCAGCTGATCCAGGCGCTGTACAACATTGTGGACAGCCTCTTCGTCGGGCGGTATTCCGGCTCGGGACTGACGGCGCTGTCCATCATCTATCCCCTGCAGCTGCTGATGATCGCCCTGGCGGTGGGCACCGGGGTGGGCATCAACACCGTCATGGCCGCCGAACTGGGCACCGGCCGACAGGACCGGGCCGAGACCTGCGCCGGGGTGGGCACGCCCCTGGCCGCCGGGCTCTGGCTGGTCTTTGCTGCCGCCTGCTGGGTGGTGCTGCCCGGGTACGCCCGGATCTCCACCCACGCCGAGGCCGTCATCCGGGATGTGGTGACCTACGGGCGGATCGTCTGTGTGTGCAGCTTCGGGCTCTTTCTGGAAAGCGTCTGGACCAAGGTCCTCCAGGCCCGGGGCGACATGACCACCCCCATGATCGCCCAGATCCTGGGGGCGGTGACCAACATCGTGCTGGACCCGCTGCTGATCTTCGGGCTGTTCGGTCT encodes the following:
- a CDS encoding FGGY-family carbohydrate kinase — encoded protein: MNKFEQKSTALGIELGSTRIKAVLAGPDGSVLASGAHDWENHFEGGYWTYPLEEVWAGIQDAYRNLAEDYQKTYGEPLTTVGALGVSAMMHGYLPFDKDGRQLAPFRTWRNTTTQAAAEALTKRFHFNIPQRWSVAHLYQAILNGESHVKDIAFLTTLAGYVHWQLTGEKVLGIGDASGMFPIDSQTCDYDAAMMTSFDELLAGAKLPYRLADLLPKVLCAGQDAGTLTAEGARMLDPTGTLQPGVPVCPPEGDAGTGMAATNTVAVRTGNVSAGTSIFAMVVLEKPLQNVYPEIDLVTTPDGAPVAMVHCNNCTSDLNAWVNLFGQVAALCGAKVPASQLFPLLFNASLEGAPDCGNVVPVNYYSGEGVTHFDAGHPLLLRTAASDFSLPNLMRAHIYSAMATLKIGLDILQDEKVAVDRLLGHGGLFKTPGVAQRYLAAAAQAPVTVMETAGEGGPYGMALLAGYRRAVLEGCTLDLADYLQQKIFADAPGTTLEPRAEDVRGFTAFLERYKAALHAERAAVEHF
- a CDS encoding L-ribulose-5-phosphate 4-epimerase, whose protein sequence is MLEELRKQVYEANMELPRRNLVTYTWGNVSGIDREKGLVVIKPSGVEYDELTPDNLVVLDLDGNRVEGDLNPSSDTKTHLELYKAFPTLGGIVHTHSPYAVAWAQAGQDIPCYGTTHADYFYGPIPCARHLTKEELDEDYEKNTGKIIIETFTQRSIDPVAVPGVICHSHGPFTWGKDAAQAVYHAVVLEEVAKMAILTRQVLPDAAPAPQYLQDKHYMRKHGPNAYYGQKK
- the sfsA gene encoding DNA/RNA nuclease SfsA, producing MQYAHVRPAEFLARPNRFVARVLLDGKEETVHVKNTGRCRELLVPGARVYLAEGDNPARKTRYDLVAVEKGELLVNLDSQAPNKVFAQWAQAGGFRPGLTLLRPETTWGNSRFDFYWEDAAGQRGFVEVKGVTLEEEGHVRFPDAPTLRGVKHLEELVRARAEGYEAAVCFVVQMEGMVDFAPNDATHPAFGAALRRAAASGVTVLAMECAVTPGSLAIRRPIPVRL
- a CDS encoding MarR family winged helix-turn-helix transcriptional regulator yields the protein MEQESHALLDAINRAIVQFRGNYSRWAAVHGISYNELLVLYTLREQGYCTQKQICDRYLLPRQTINHVIGVLHAGGLLTRRPGPGREKAYVLTDAGLDYARPFWDFLEVGEAAALRRLGSDKLRTLAALLQEYDRALQESLEHREGKQP
- a CDS encoding MATE family efflux transporter, giving the protein MTTSELFGTEKISRILWKLAPPVMLAQLIQALYNIVDSLFVGRYSGSGLTALSIIYPLQLLMIALAVGTGVGINTVMAAELGTGRQDRAETCAGVGTPLAAGLWLVFAAACWVVLPGYARISTHAEAVIRDVVTYGRIVCVCSFGLFLESVWTKVLQARGDMTTPMIAQILGAVTNIVLDPLLIFGLFGLPQMGIAGAAVATVTGQVVAALIVARKGLRPVPALAVFPAQIARIFRLGLPNILMQSAYTVYILGLNLILAGFSDQAVTALGLYYKWQTFYFIPLGAMQTCIVPVISFNYAARKIARCRQTLATAVGFGLALMAVGAFFFLTVPGPPTTGTSRASGGATPGTTP